From the genome of Amycolatopsis camponoti:
TGCGCCAGCAGGTACGCGGCGGTCAGGTTCGTGTCGAGCACCCGGTTCCAGTCCGCCACCTCGAGCTTGACGAACGGGATGTGGCTGATCGCGCCCGCGTTGTGCACGAGGACGTCGAGCCCGCCGAGGCGCTCGCCGCACACCTCGATCAGCCGGTCGATCTCGGTCTCCTGGGCGATGTCGGCCCGCACCACGTGGTGGTTGCCGTCCCGTTCGGACAGTTCGGCTTCGAGGGCCTTCGCCGCGTCGGTGTCGCTCTGGTAGCAGGTGACGACGTCGGCGCCGCCGTCCGCCATGGCGAGCACCACGCCGCGGCCGATGCCGCGGGTCCCGCCGGTGACGAGAACGCGTTTCCTGGCAAGGGTCTTTGTCATGCTCTTCCTCCCTGGGTGAGTCGGGGTGGGTGGGTCAGTCGCCGGCCGCTTCGACCTTGTCCTTGATCAGCTTCAGCTGGCCGGCGGAGTTGGTGTTCAGCCGGTCGGTCATGCCCGCGTCGTCCAGCGGCGCGCCCGGCTTCATCTCGAAGTCCTGCACCCAGCGCATGCGGACGCGGCCGCCGAGGTCTTCGTACTCCCAGAACAGGGACATGTACTTGAAGACACCGGTGTCGACGCGGTGCGCGCGCACGGTCCGGGTGGCCGGGTCGGGGGTCCGCTCGGACACCCAGCTCCAGGTCTTGCCGTTCTCGTCCGGGTGCAGCGAAAGCCGGAACTGCACGGTGTCGCCGCGCTGCTCCAGGATGACGGCTTCGGCGTACTCGCTGAACAGCCGCGGCCAGCCGGCGACGTCGTTGGTCATCCGCCACACCCGGTCGAACGGGGCGTCGATCACGATCTCGTTGTCGGTGTGTCCGGCCACGCCTAGACCACCTCCACGAGGTTGCTGTTGACGTAGGCGACCAGGTCGTCGGGCCGCAGGAGCAGGGTCGCGGAGTCCTCGGGGAAGGAGATCCCCAGCTCCTGCTTGACGCGCGCCTGGATCTCCAGCATCGCCAGCGAGTCGAAGCCGAGGTCGGTGAACTCGGTGGCGCCGATGTCCCCGCCGAGGTCGACCCCGTCGTCGGCGCCGCCCGTGGCGTCCATGATCCGTCTCAGACTGTCCAAAGTGAACACTGCCTGTCTCCCTTCTCGGTCAACCGATTCCGCACTGGCGCACGACCATCGCGGAGTTGAAGCCGCCGTGACCGCGGGCGAGCACCAGCGCGATCCGCACCCGCGCTTCCCGGGGCTCGTCCAGCACCAGGTCGAGGTGGTAGTCGGCGCCCGGCCGGCGGACGCCGACGGTCGGCGGGACCACCGAGTCCCGGATCGCCAGCAACGCGAACGCGACGTCGAGCGCCGCACCGCCCGCGAGCAGCCGGCCGGTCATCGTCTTGGGCGCGGTCACCGGAACGCCTTCCGGCCCGAAGACCGCGGCGATCGCGGCGGCCTCGTCGCGGTCGAGCGCCGGGGTCCCCGCGGCGTCCGCGAAGACGACGTCGACCTCGCCGGGGGCCACCCCCGCGTCTTCCAGCGCTTCCAGCGCCGCTCGGCGGAGCCCGGGCGGCCGCGGCGAACCCGGTGGCGGGTCGAAGGTCGCGGCGTACCCGGCGATCTCGCCGTACCGGTGCGGCGCGCCCCGGTCGACCGCGGCCGCGTTGTCCTCCACGACGGCGATGGCCCCGCCTTCACCGACGACGTGCCCGCACGCGTCGGCGTCGAACGGCAGGTACGCGCGGTCGGGGTCGGCGCGCGTCGACATCCGCCCGGTGGCGGTCTGCGCGACCAGCCCGTACGGGCACAGCGAGGCGTCGGTGCCGCCGGTGACGATCACCGGCGTGCCGGCCCGGAGCAGGCGTCGGGCCTGGCCGATGGCGTCGAGCCCGCCGGCCTGTTCGGTGGCGACCACCCCGCACGGTCCGCGCATCCCGTGCCGGATCGAGACCTGGCCGGTGGTGGCGGCGTAGAACCACGCGATCGACTGGTACGCCCCGACGAACTCGGGGCCCTTCTCCCACAGGCGCTGGATCTCCCGCTGGCCGAACTCGTTGCCGCCGGACGAGCTCGCGGTGACCACCGCCATCTCGTACTCGCCGAGCGCCGCGGGGTCGACGGCCGCGTCGGCGAGCGCGTTCTCGGCGCACACCAGGCCGTGCTGGGTCCACTTGTCGGTCTGCACGATCAGCCCGCGCGGAACGCGGTCGACGGCGTGGAAGCCGGCCAGCTCCCCGGCCACGGTGACCGAGTACCGGGACGCGTCGAACCCGGAGATCGGCCGGATGCCGGTCTTCCCGGCCAGGGTGGCGGCCCAGCACTCCTCGACGCCCATCCCGTTGGGCGCGAGGACGCCGAGACCGGTCACCACGGCGGTGGTCACCGGCGCTCCGCGGCCGCGACCGGCCCGCCGACGTCCATGCCGGCTTCGGTGGGGTCGGCCGGCGCTTCGGTGTCCACGTGCCCGAGTTCGGGTCGCGGGGCGAGCGGGCACAGGTGGAACACCGCGAACGCGGCTTCGGTGCCGCGGTTCTCCAGCCGGTGGCGCACGTCCTTGGGCACCAGGAAGGCTTCGTCCGCGCCCAGTTCGACCGGCTCGTCGTCCACCGTCAGCACGAGCGTGCCGCGGACGACGTAGAGGTACTCCTCGGAGTACGGGTGGTAGTGCTCCGTCACGGACTCGCCCGGCAGCAGCGTGACGCCGCCCATGAACCCGGTGGTCGACCGCACCGTCTTCGGGCTGAGCAGGACCCGCAGGTCACCTCCCCGCCGCCGGTTGGCGGGCACGTCGCCGAGCGCGATCTTCTGCGTCACGTGGCACTCCAGCTGTAGAAGGTCTCGGCCATGGCGTCCTTCGGTTCGCGCCAGCCGGGGTCGTACGGGCTGATGAACTCCCCGAGCCGCTCGTTGATGTCCTTGTAGAGCGGGTGGGACCGGGCCTTGTACAGGTCCCCGGTGATGTCCTCGTCGGCTTCGACGAGGTGGAAGTAGAGCCCGTGGAAGCGGAAGAGGGTCCGGCGGCTCACGCCGATCAGGTGCGGCAGCTCGGACGCGTCCGAATCGGCGAAGATCCGGGCGACGTCCGCGCTGTCGTCCGCACCCATGCGGGCCACGATCAGTGTTCTCTGCACGCGCACCTCCGAAGGTGGTCTCGTTGTCGGACAGGGGTTTCAGACGCGCGCGGGCAGGATTTCGCCCGCGGGGGAGTCGTGCATCGCCAGCTGGGACAGGCAGCGCATCGCGAGCCGGCCGACGACGTCCGGGTAGGACTCTTCGGTCGGCCGCAGCGTCCCGCCGGACAGCGCGGCCAGCAGCCGGGTTTCGTGCGCGAAGGCCGTCGCGTCCCGGGCCACCGCGCGGGCGACGTCCCGCAGGTCACCGGTGTGCTGCCACAGCCGCACGACGGACTCGCCGTTGCGGTACCAGCGTTCGGCGAGCAGCGCGGGGCCGTCCGGGTGCCCGGGCTCCGCCCAGATCGGCACTCGGCTCTCCAGCGCGAAGTCCGCGTGGGCGGGACCCGGGTGCCGGAACCGCATCACCGTGATGCGCGCGAGCCGGTCCGGCGTCGTCGACCCGCCGCAGTCGGCCATCAGGCTGTTTTCGAAGTACCGGAGGAAACCCTGCTCGGTCTGGGTGTCCCGCGGTTCGGCGAGGAACGGGCTCAGCCGCTGCTCGGCGAACTTCACCGTGGTCTGCCGGGACATGTGCCGGGCGACGTCGTCGAGCTCGCCCTGGTACTGGATGATCCGGACCATGCTGTCGTCCCCGATGAACAACCCGGTGGCGGGGATCAGGCCGACCTCGTTCCCGTCCGCGTCGTAGACGACCGGCGAGCCGGTTCGCTTGAACCCCGTGGCCGAGAAGATCTCGGCGATCTCGGCCTCGGTGTCCGGGCGGATGTTGTAACTGATGGCGGCAAACGACACTTTCCTACCTTTCTCACTCGGTGCACCCGGTCAGGTCAGATTCCGCGTGATGCCGGCCCACGCGCTCAGCTCGACGTCGGTCAGCGGCGCGGGTTCCGGCGGGGAACCGGCCGGCGCCCCGTCCTGTCCGTCCGGGACCGGCAGGACGACGAACACGTGGAAGGCGGCGCCCACCGAGCCCAGCGCCGCCAGCGCGTACCGGCCGAGCGCGCGCAGGCGGCGGCGTGACTGTCCACTCTGGACGAAACGGCGGTCCGGCATTCGGCCCCCACCTCCCTTTCCCTCCGGTGCCTCCAGCCAACCTCGGGTGGCTGCGCGCGACCACGTGCTTGTGCCTGCAGGAATGCCGGAACTTCACCCACACCTGCTCAGGTGAGGACGACGGCCGCGTCCTTCTCGCCGTCTCCCCGCTCGGTCACCGCGGCGAACCGGCGCGCGGCGTGTGTCACCAAGTCGGCGTCGAGGCCGTGCTCACGCGCGGTCTGCCCGGCGAGCCGGAGGTCCTTGGCCATCAGGTCGGTCCGGAACGCCGCCGGCACCAGCCGGTCGTCGCGTACGAGCGCGGCCCGGAAGCTCAGCACCGGCGAGCTGAAGCCGCTGCCCGCGATCGCCTCGAGGAGCCGATCGCGGTCGACCCCGTCCGCGGCACCGATGTCGAGCGCTTCGGCCAGGCCAGCCAGTTGCACGCCGAGCAGGGCGTTGAACGCCAGCTTCGCGCTCGCGCCCGACCCGGTGGCGCCGATGTGCCAGGTGTGCTTGCCGATCGCACCGAGCAGGTCCGCCACCTTGGCGACGTCGGCTTCGTCGCCCGCGGCGAGCACGCGCACCTCGCCGGATCGCGCCTGGAACGGGTTGCCGATCAGGCAGGCTTCCACCCGGGACACCCCGGCTTCGGCGAGCCGTGCCGTGCATTCGCGGGAGAACTCCGGTGAGACGGTGGAGGCGTCGACGACCACCGCGCCCGGCTTGAGGCCGTGCACGGCGCCGTCGTCGCCGAACAGCACCTCGTCGACGGCCTCCGGCCCGCTGAGGCTGACCAGGACCGTGCCGGCGTCGGCGACGGCGGCCGCGGGCGTCGCCGCGAACCGCGCGCCGCGCTCGGTCAGCGGGCTCGCCTTCGCCTCGGTCCGGTTGAACACCGAGACCGGCCGGCCCGCGTCGAGCAGCCGGTGGGCGAGCCCCGACCCCATCGCGCCGAGGCCCAGGCACGCGATCGTGGTGTCCGGTCCGGTCATGACGGCTCCTTGTCGAGAGAGGTGATCCAGGTGGCGTCGAGGGTCCCCAGCGCGGCGACGCTGGCCGCGCCGGTGAACACGGTCTTGCCGTGGCCGCGGAGGGTGACCGACAGGGGCCCGGCGTCGGTGTCGACGACCGTCGTTCCCCAGGCGCCTTCCGCCCGCTGGCGGGCGGCCGCGGCGGCGCACACGGCCGTGCCGCACGAACGCATCTCGCCCGTGCCCGGTTCGTACACGCGGGTGCGCAGCCGACCGTCGGCCAGCACGTTGACCCAGGTGATGTCGAGGTCGGCGTCGCCGAACCCGGGGCCGGCCAGCACCGGCTCGGCCGACAGGTCGAGCGCCTCGACCGGCGTCGTCACGAAGCAGACGAGGTGCAGGTTGCCGAGCGAGATGACGCTGCCCGGGTACTCGCGCCCGCCCAGCCGGACCGACGACGAGCCGAGGAACTCCGGCGGCAGCAGCTCGATCGACGTCGTGCCGCGGTCGTCGATGACGGTCCGCTTCGCACCGACGCTGGTCCCGATCCACACCTCGCCCGGCGCGATCAGGCCGGCGTCGAGCAGGTAGCGCGCGATCAGCCCGAGCCCCGGCCCGCACATCGGCGCGACCGTGCCGTCCGGGTTGCGGCAGTCCATGAACCACTCGGCGTCGCCGGCCAGCGCCGGATCGGCGAACTCGGTGCGCACCAGGCGGAGCACGCCGTCGCCGCCGAGGCCGCGGTACCGGTCGCACAGGCCGCGCACGGCGTTCCCGGTCAGCCGGACGTCGTCGTCGGGATCGATCAGCAGCACGAAGTCGTTGCCACCGCAGAAGCCCTTCGCGTACCGCGGTCCCTGGTCAACCGCCGGCGGGGACACGGCGCTCCTCGGCGGACGCACGGGCCTCGAGGAAGTCCGTGAGGTCGAACAGCCGCAGCGCGTTCCCGGCGAGGATGTCCTCGGCCTCGGCTTCGCCGATCGGGAGGTCGCGCACGGCCTGGATCTTGTCCTCGAACTTGACCGGGATCGGCGGCGCGTCGGTGCCGAAGACGATGTGCCGGGCCCCGAGCAGGCGCAGGTTCGCCTCGTGCAGGCTGGGGTGGTCGAAGGTGGTGTCGACGTACAGGCGGCCCGCCAGCTCGCTGGGGCGCAGCGACGACGCGGTCCGGTGCAGCTCCGGCACCGGCGCGCCCGCGGCGTCGTCTTCTCCGCGGTTCTGGGTCGTGCGGTCGTCCCAGTGCCGGGGCCGGACCGCCCAGTCGATGCGGTCGGCGAACAGGCTGAAGGCGCCGCCGGAGTTCGCCGAGATGAAGTTGAGCGACGGGTGGCGTTCCAGCCGGCCGGACAGCACGAGGGCGGCGAGCCCGAGGGTCGCATCGCACGGCCGGCCGAAGATCTCCAGCAGGCCGTAGTTCGCGATGTCCCGGCAGCTCGCGGGCATCGGGCCGGCGTGCAGCAGGATCGGCACGCCGGCCTCTTCGGCCATGGCGAAGAAGTCGTCGGCGCGCGGGGAGTCGAGGTACTCGGCGTCCGCGCTGAAGTTCGCGATGAGCCCGACGAAACCGGGTTCGCGCAGGGTTTCCGCCGCGGCGGCGACGCTCCTCTCGTCGCCGAACACGTCGCAGTAGACGTAGGCGCGCAGGTTCCGCCACCACGTCTGCACGGTCTCGCCGAGCCAGTCGTGCAGCGCGCGCAGCTGGTCGAACGGCTGCTGGTAGCCGAACGGCTGCCGGTACCCGGCGAACCGGTCCGCGGGCGCCATGGTCCGCGCGCCGCTCGGGCTGCCGACGATGGTCAGCTCGATGCCGGCGGCCGCCTTGGCCTCGATCATGCCTTCCACGTCGACCAGGCTGCGGGGCATCGGGGCGCGCTCGGCCGCTTCCGCCGAGATGATGTGCCCGTGGACGTCGATGATCATCGTGCGATCGCTCCCGTCGGGTCCTGGGCGGGCTTGCGGAAGTACAGGCAGCGCATCGCGGAGTCCGCGAAGAACGTCCGGAACCCCTCGGGGGTGCTGAGGTCGGCGGGCTTCTCGAGGTACTGCTGCAGCGCGCGGTCGATCTCCGCGTGCGTCGACTCCATGGACTTCTGGCGCAGCAGTTCGGGCAGCGGGCCTTCGAACTCCATGACGCGCACGACGAGGTTGTCGCGCAGGAAAACGGCGGTCGCCAGCATGCGGCCGACCACGTTTCCGTCGTCGTCGGTTATTTGGAGCGAGTCCGGCGGGGGATAGCGGAGGAGCAAGTTCTCGACTTCGTTCCTGCATTCCCGGCGAAACGTCCAGGCTATCGCCGCAACCTGCGTCATCTGATCACCTCTTGGAGTTCCCGCGAGTTCTCGCAGCGGATCGGATCCGTGCCCCACTCAGGCAAGGATGGGCACGGCACACCCGGCTGGCCAGGAAATCGGGGCAACTGCCGCCGAAACTGCCGATCGGCGCCACTACTTCCGCCAGAACCACATGGCCGGGCTCTCCACCTGGTGTTTAGCTTTGGCGCGTGACGGTATCGAAAGACGAGGCGAGCACTGCCCACGACTTTCGTCGAGCGGCAGTCGGGCAAATGGCGAACGACGGCGTGCACCGCACCTTGCACGAATTGTGGGAGCACGCGGTGCGGGGGCACCGGCACCGCACCGCGCTGATCGCCGGCGGCGAAGTCCTTTCCTACGACGAGGTGAACACCCGGGCCAACCGGCTGGCGCGGCTGCTGGCCGACCACGGTGCCGGACCCGAGCGCGTGGTGGCGCTGGCGATGCCGCGGTCCGCGGCGATGGTGACGAGCGTGCTGGCCGTGGCGAAGGCCGGCGCGGCCTTCCTGCCCGCCGACCTCGCGTACCCGGCCGAGCGGGTCGCGCACATGCTGGCCGACGCCGCGCCGGTGGTGGTGTGCACGACGCGCGCCGGAGCTGCGGCATTGCCCGAAACGGGCGTGCCGCTGGTGGTCCTCGACGACGAAGGACCGGCTGGGGGGCTGGAGAAGCGCCCCGGCACGGACCTGACCGGCGGCGAGCGCACCGGCGGGGTGTCGGCGGCGAACCTGGCCTACGTCATCTACACCTCCGGCTCGACGGGCCGGCCCAAGGGGGTCGCGGTGACCCACGCCGGGCTGGCCGGGCTGGCGAGCGCGAAGGTCGCGGCGATGCGGGTCACCGAGGACAGCCGGGTCCTGCAGTTCGCGTCCCCGAGCTTCGACGCGTTCCTGACCGAGCTCCTGTCCGCGTTCACGGCCGGGGCCGCGCTGGTCGTCCCGTCGGCACCGACGCTGGCCGGCGAGGTGCTCAAGGCGGCGCTGCTGGACGGGCGCGTCACGCACGCGGTCCTGCCGCCGACCGCGGTCGCGACGCTGGCGCCCGAGGACTTCCCCGAACTGCGGACGCTCGTCGTCGCCGGCGAGGCGTGCCCGCCGGACCTCGTCGCGCGGTGGGCGCCGCACGTGCGGCTGCTCAACGCCTACGGGCCGACCGAGGGCACGGTGTGCGCCACCATGACCGGGCCGCTCTCGCCGGCCGAGCCGGTGACCATCGGCACCCCGATCGCCGGGGTCTCGGTGCACGTCCTCGACGCCGAGCTGCGGCCGGTGCCGGCCGGCGAGATCGGCGAGCTGTACCTCGGCGGCGCCGGGCTGGCGCGGGGCTACCTCGGCCGGCCGACGCTGACCGCCGAGCGGTTCGTCGCCGACCCGTTCTCGACGGCGGGCGCTCGCCTGTACCGCACCGGCGACCTCGGCTCGTGCCGCGCGGACGGCGCCATCGTGTTCCACGGCCGCGTCGACGACCAGGTCAAGCTCCGCGGGTTCCGCATCGAGCTCGGCGAGGTCGAAGCGGTGCTCACCCGGCACCCGAAGGTCGCCCGGGCCGCCGCGGTGGTCCGGGCCGACGAGGCCGGCGGCGGGCAGCTGGTCGTGCACGTGGTCCCGGCGAACGGGAGCACGCCCTCGCCGGACGAGCTGCGCGCGCACGCGAGGAAGTACCTGCCCGACCACATGGTCCCGGCCGCCTACCCGGCGCTGGCGGACCTGCCACTGTCGCCGAACGGGAAGGTCGACCGGACCGCGCTCCTCGAACGGGAGGTCCGGCCGCGCGCGGGCGGCCGGCCGCCCGAGACCTCCGCGGAGAAGGCGATCTACTCGATCTTCCTCGAGCTGTTCGAGGGCGCGCCGATCGACGTCGGCAGCAACTTCTTCGAACTCGGCGGGACCAGCATCCTCGCCATCGACGTGATCCTGCGTGCGCAGGAGGCCGGCCTGGAGCTCTCGCCGCGCAGCGTCATCGACAACCCGACCATCGAAGCGCTGGCCGCCGCCGCCCGGAGCGAAGCATGACGACCCGACCGATCGCCGACCCCGGCGCGCTCGAAGACCTCGACCTGGCCTCGCCGACGTTGCACGCCGAGTACGAATTGGGCGAGGTGTGGCGGCACCTGCGCGCCCACCACCCGGTCCACTGGCAGCCGCCGCGCGGGTCGCAACGCGGGTTCTGGGTGATCACCCGGTACGCCGACGTCAACCAGGTGTACCAGGACAAAGCGCATTTCGGGACCGAGAACGGCAACGCACTGGCCACGTTGCTGCACGGCGGGGACTCGGCGTCGGGGTCGATGCTGGCGGTGACCGACGGCGAGCGCCACGACAAGGTCCGCGGCGTGCTGAAGAGGGGCTTCTCCAAGCGGATGCTCGACCTCATCGGGCATTCGCTGCAGGAGACCGTGGACGGACTGCTGCGCGGCGCCCTCGAAAAGGGGGAGTGCGACGCGGCTCGGGACGTGTCGTCCAACGTCCCGCTCGGGGCGATCTGCGACCTGCTGGAGATCCCCGGAGACGACCGCAAGTACCTGCTCGACCTGACCGCGCACGCGTGGAGCTCGGACTACGCCGACGAGCCGCCCGAGGAGAGCTGGGTCGCCAAGAACGAGATCCTGCTGTACTTCAGCCGGCTGGCCAAGGCCCGCCGGGGCGCGACCGGCGACGACATGGTCACGCTGCTCGCCAACTGCCACATCGACGGGATGCCACTCAACCAGGCCGAACTCATGGCGAACTGCTACGGCCTGATGATCGGCGGCGACGAGACCGGCCGGCACGCGATCACCGGCACGATCCTGGCCCTGATCGAAAACCCCGGCCAGTGGCGGGCGCTCAAGAACGGCGACGTCGACCTGGCCACCGCGACCGAGGAAGCCCTGCGCTGGACGGTGCCGTCCCTGCACGGCGGCCGGACGGCGACCGCGGACGTCGTGGTCGGCGGCCGGGAGATCGCAGCCGGGGACGTGGTCAGCGTGTGGATCTCGTCGGCCAACCGGGACGGAACCGTGTTCGCCGACCCGGACCGGTTCGACCTCGCCCGGACCCCGAACCAGCACTTCACCTTCGCGTACGGGTCGCACTACTGCCTCGGGCACTACCTGGGACGGATGGAGGTCCGCGCGGTGCTCGACGGCCTGCGCCGGCTGGTGTCCGAAGTGGAGCAGACCGGTGAAGAGAAGTGGATCTACTCCAGCATCCTGCACGGGATGAGCTCGCTGCCGGTCAAGTTCACGGCATGAGCGCGCCGGAGTGCGCCGGGGCCGCCGCGGCGGTGGCCATCGTCACCGGTGCGGCGCGCGGCATCGGTGCGGTCACCGCGAAACTGCTCGCGGCCCGGGGTGTTTCGGTCGTCGCCGTCGACCGCGACGAGGGCGAGCTGGCCGGTACGGTGGCCGCGCTCGGCGGCACCGGCACCGGCATCGGCTGCGACGTCACCTCTTCTGATCAGGTGACGAGCATGGCGCGCCGGGCGGTGGGGGAGTTCGGGTACGTCGACGTCCTGGTGAACTGCGCCGGCGTCACCCGCGACCGGCTGCTGCTCACGATGACCGACGACGAGTGGGACGCCACAGTGGACGTCAACCTCGGCGGCACGATCCGCTGCTCGCGCATCGTCGGCGAGCACATGAAGCGGCGGCGCTCCGGGCACATCGTCAACTTCAGCTCCGTCGCCGCCGACGGCAACGCGGGCCAGGCGAACTACGCGACCGCGAAGGCCGCCATCACCGGCTTCACCCGGGCGCTCGCCGCGGAGTTCGGCCCGTTCGGCGTGACCGTCAACGCCGTCGCGCCGGGCTTCGTCGCGACGGCGATGGTGGACGACCTGGCCGACCGCCTCAACGTCGACCGGCAGGCGTTCCTCGACCGGGCCGGGGCGGCGACGGCGCTGGGCCGCGTCGCCTCGGCGGCGGACATCGCGGGCGTCGTGGCGTTCCTCGCTGGCCCGCGGTCGGGCTACGTCACCGGGCAGACCGTCTACGCGACCGGTGGTGACCGGTGATCGCCGGGTTCGGGTAGCCGGCCGGCGACATGGTCGCGCAGCCGGTCGAGCACGTCGAGCAGGGTGGCGCGTTCGGCGTCGCCGAGGATGCCGAAGGTCAGCTCGGCGTGCGCTTCGTGCAGGGCTTGGATCTCGCCGAGGTGCTCGTGGCCCTTGGCGGTGATCTCGAGCAGCGTCGAGCGGCGGTCGCCGGGATCGTGGCGCCGCTCGAGCAGGCCTTCCTCCTCCAGGCCGTCGACCAGGGACGTGATCGACCGGCCGGTGACCCCGAGGCGGTCCTTGAGGTCGCCCATCCGCGGGGTGCCGGCCTCGTCGACGGCGAGCATCAGCAACACGCGCGACGGGGACCAGCCCCGCTGCTGGTAGGGCTGCCCGGCGAACCGCCGCAGCGCGTGCGTGGTGCGCATGAGCGCGTCACCCAGCTGCGCCCCGGTCGGCGGGCCCGCCGGTGGTTTGTCGCTTGACACCCCCCGAGCATACCGGTAATCCTGACAAGCACAAATAACTCAGTCCGGATTGAAACTAATTTCAGGAGAGCGGGCATGGAAGCAACGGGGACGAGCACGGGCCCGCCGGGGACCGTCTCTCCGGGAAAGAAGAAGACGTGGTTCAGCCGCAACTACAAGTTGCAGATGGCCGGCGCGATCATCTCGGCACTG
Proteins encoded in this window:
- a CDS encoding NAD(P)-dependent oxidoreductase yields the protein MTGPDTTIACLGLGAMGSGLAHRLLDAGRPVSVFNRTEAKASPLTERGARFAATPAAAVADAGTVLVSLSGPEAVDEVLFGDDGAVHGLKPGAVVVDASTVSPEFSRECTARLAEAGVSRVEACLIGNPFQARSGEVRVLAAGDEADVAKVADLLGAIGKHTWHIGATGSGASAKLAFNALLGVQLAGLAEALDIGAADGVDRDRLLEAIAGSGFSSPVLSFRAALVRDDRLVPAAFRTDLMAKDLRLAGQTAREHGLDADLVTHAARRFAAVTERGDGEKDAAVVLT
- a CDS encoding diaminopimelate epimerase; translation: MSPPAVDQGPRYAKGFCGGNDFVLLIDPDDDVRLTGNAVRGLCDRYRGLGGDGVLRLVRTEFADPALAGDAEWFMDCRNPDGTVAPMCGPGLGLIARYLLDAGLIAPGEVWIGTSVGAKRTVIDDRGTTSIELLPPEFLGSSSVRLGGREYPGSVISLGNLHLVCFVTTPVEALDLSAEPVLAGPGFGDADLDITWVNVLADGRLRTRVYEPGTGEMRSCGTAVCAAAAARQRAEGAWGTTVVDTDAGPLSVTLRGHGKTVFTGAASVAALGTLDATWITSLDKEPS
- a CDS encoding non-ribosomal peptide synthetase translates to MANDGVHRTLHELWEHAVRGHRHRTALIAGGEVLSYDEVNTRANRLARLLADHGAGPERVVALAMPRSAAMVTSVLAVAKAGAAFLPADLAYPAERVAHMLADAAPVVVCTTRAGAAALPETGVPLVVLDDEGPAGGLEKRPGTDLTGGERTGGVSAANLAYVIYTSGSTGRPKGVAVTHAGLAGLASAKVAAMRVTEDSRVLQFASPSFDAFLTELLSAFTAGAALVVPSAPTLAGEVLKAALLDGRVTHAVLPPTAVATLAPEDFPELRTLVVAGEACPPDLVARWAPHVRLLNAYGPTEGTVCATMTGPLSPAEPVTIGTPIAGVSVHVLDAELRPVPAGEIGELYLGGAGLARGYLGRPTLTAERFVADPFSTAGARLYRTGDLGSCRADGAIVFHGRVDDQVKLRGFRIELGEVEAVLTRHPKVARAAAVVRADEAGGGQLVVHVVPANGSTPSPDELRAHARKYLPDHMVPAAYPALADLPLSPNGKVDRTALLEREVRPRAGGRPPETSAEKAIYSIFLELFEGAPIDVGSNFFELGGTSILAIDVILRAQEAGLELSPRSVIDNPTIEALAAAARSEA
- a CDS encoding TcmI family type II polyketide cyclase — its product is MQRTLIVARMGADDSADVARIFADSDASELPHLIGVSRRTLFRFHGLYFHLVEADEDITGDLYKARSHPLYKDINERLGEFISPYDPGWREPKDAMAETFYSWSAT
- a CDS encoding SchA/CurD-like domain-containing protein: MTQVAAIAWTFRRECRNEVENLLLRYPPPDSLQITDDDGNVVGRMLATAVFLRDNLVVRVMEFEGPLPELLRQKSMESTHAEIDRALQQYLEKPADLSTPEGFRTFFADSAMRCLYFRKPAQDPTGAIAR
- a CDS encoding SchA/CurD-like domain-containing protein, with amino-acid sequence MSFAAISYNIRPDTEAEIAEIFSATGFKRTGSPVVYDADGNEVGLIPATGLFIGDDSMVRIIQYQGELDDVARHMSRQTTVKFAEQRLSPFLAEPRDTQTEQGFLRYFENSLMADCGGSTTPDRLARITVMRFRHPGPAHADFALESRVPIWAEPGHPDGPALLAERWYRNGESVVRLWQHTGDLRDVARAVARDATAFAHETRLLAALSGGTLRPTEESYPDVVGRLAMRCLSQLAMHDSPAGEILPARV
- a CDS encoding ketosynthase chain-length factor produces the protein MTTAVVTGLGVLAPNGMGVEECWAATLAGKTGIRPISGFDASRYSVTVAGELAGFHAVDRVPRGLIVQTDKWTQHGLVCAENALADAAVDPAALGEYEMAVVTASSSGGNEFGQREIQRLWEKGPEFVGAYQSIAWFYAATTGQVSIRHGMRGPCGVVATEQAGGLDAIGQARRLLRAGTPVIVTGGTDASLCPYGLVAQTATGRMSTRADPDRAYLPFDADACGHVVGEGGAIAVVEDNAAAVDRGAPHRYGEIAGYAATFDPPPGSPRPPGLRRAALEALEDAGVAPGEVDVVFADAAGTPALDRDEAAAIAAVFGPEGVPVTAPKTMTGRLLAGGAALDVAFALLAIRDSVVPPTVGVRRPGADYHLDLVLDEPREARVRIALVLARGHGGFNSAMVVRQCGIG
- a CDS encoding acyl carrier protein, with translation MDATGGADDGVDLGGDIGATEFTDLGFDSLAMLEIQARVKQELGISFPEDSATLLLRPDDLVAYVNSNLVEVV
- a CDS encoding amidohydrolase family protein; protein product: MIIDVHGHIISAEAAERAPMPRSLVDVEGMIEAKAAAGIELTIVGSPSGARTMAPADRFAGYRQPFGYQQPFDQLRALHDWLGETVQTWWRNLRAYVYCDVFGDERSVAAAAETLREPGFVGLIANFSADAEYLDSPRADDFFAMAEEAGVPILLHAGPMPASCRDIANYGLLEIFGRPCDATLGLAALVLSGRLERHPSLNFISANSGGAFSLFADRIDWAVRPRHWDDRTTQNRGEDDAAGAPVPELHRTASSLRPSELAGRLYVDTTFDHPSLHEANLRLLGARHIVFGTDAPPIPVKFEDKIQAVRDLPIGEAEAEDILAGNALRLFDLTDFLEARASAEERRVPAGG
- a CDS encoding SRPBCC family protein, with translation MAGHTDNEIVIDAPFDRVWRMTNDVAGWPRLFSEYAEAVILEQRGDTVQFRLSLHPDENGKTWSWVSERTPDPATRTVRAHRVDTGVFKYMSLFWEYEDLGGRVRMRWVQDFEMKPGAPLDDAGMTDRLNTNSAGQLKLIKDKVEAAGD
- a CDS encoding cytochrome P450 translates to MTTRPIADPGALEDLDLASPTLHAEYELGEVWRHLRAHHPVHWQPPRGSQRGFWVITRYADVNQVYQDKAHFGTENGNALATLLHGGDSASGSMLAVTDGERHDKVRGVLKRGFSKRMLDLIGHSLQETVDGLLRGALEKGECDAARDVSSNVPLGAICDLLEIPGDDRKYLLDLTAHAWSSDYADEPPEESWVAKNEILLYFSRLAKARRGATGDDMVTLLANCHIDGMPLNQAELMANCYGLMIGGDETGRHAITGTILALIENPGQWRALKNGDVDLATATEEALRWTVPSLHGGRTATADVVVGGREIAAGDVVSVWISSANRDGTVFADPDRFDLARTPNQHFTFAYGSHYCLGHYLGRMEVRAVLDGLRRLVSEVEQTGEEKWIYSSILHGMSSLPVKFTA
- a CDS encoding cupin domain-containing protein; the encoded protein is MTQKIALGDVPANRRRGGDLRVLLSPKTVRSTTGFMGGVTLLPGESVTEHYHPYSEEYLYVVRGTLVLTVDDEPVELGADEAFLVPKDVRHRLENRGTEAAFAVFHLCPLAPRPELGHVDTEAPADPTEAGMDVGGPVAAAERR